One genomic segment of Paraburkholderia caffeinilytica includes these proteins:
- a CDS encoding LysR substrate-binding domain-containing protein, whose amino-acid sequence MNQRQIEAFRLVMLRGSMTAAAEELGTSQPSISRLIAELEASTGLALFTRNGGRIQATDAGSAFYREVDRSFVGLEKLAHSAREIRQFGSGRLRLVAAPVLALSFIPMVIERFLAVYPRIAISLEMRSEGTIQRWASAAYCDIGFATTTPDAFGVTSAELYRLPGVCALPAGHPLTARKRIHARDLRNERLILPSYADDTRSSLDRVLRQAEVNQVPTIETPYGATICAMVSRGLGIGIVNPLATFDTNPAKIQFRPFSPDVMFRGFTVCPQLQSTNPIVNSFLRMADDTMALEAKHAAKPA is encoded by the coding sequence ATGAATCAACGGCAAATCGAAGCGTTCAGGCTGGTCATGTTGCGCGGTTCGATGACCGCCGCCGCCGAAGAGCTTGGCACGTCGCAGCCGAGCATCAGCCGGTTGATTGCGGAACTGGAGGCGTCGACGGGACTGGCGCTGTTCACGCGCAACGGCGGACGGATTCAGGCTACAGACGCGGGGAGCGCGTTTTACCGCGAAGTGGACCGGAGTTTTGTGGGCCTCGAGAAACTGGCGCATTCCGCGCGCGAAATCCGTCAGTTCGGCAGTGGCCGTCTACGGCTCGTCGCGGCGCCGGTGCTGGCGTTGTCGTTTATCCCGATGGTGATCGAGCGTTTTCTCGCCGTCTATCCCCGCATCGCGATATCACTGGAAATGCGCAGCGAAGGCACGATCCAGCGTTGGGCCTCGGCGGCCTATTGCGATATCGGCTTTGCTACGACTACGCCCGATGCGTTTGGCGTGACGAGCGCCGAGCTATACCGGCTACCCGGCGTATGTGCGCTGCCGGCCGGGCATCCGCTGACTGCGCGCAAACGTATCCATGCACGCGATCTGCGTAACGAAAGGCTGATTCTGCCTTCGTATGCGGACGACACGCGTTCGTCGCTGGATCGCGTGTTGCGTCAGGCGGAAGTCAATCAGGTGCCGACTATCGAAACGCCATACGGTGCGACGATTTGCGCGATGGTGTCGCGCGGGTTGGGAATCGGCATCGTGAATCCGCTTGCGACTTTCGATACCAATCCCGCGAAGATCCAGTTCCGGCCGTTTTCGCCGGACGTCATGTTTCGGGGATTCACGGTATGTCCGCAGCTTCAATCCACCAATCCGATCGTCAACAGCTTTCTCAGGATGGCCGACGACACAATGGCGCTTGAAGCAAAGCACGCCGCCAAACCCGCGTGA
- a CDS encoding YbjQ family protein, translating to MIERHMVTTAFELPGHKIERSLGISRGIIVRSRSIVGALGASLQTIFGGNITLYTSLCERARQDAYERMIAQAAELGANGIVGMRYDATEIARGITEVLCYGTAVHATLRV from the coding sequence ATGATAGAACGGCATATGGTGACGACAGCCTTTGAACTTCCGGGACACAAAATCGAGCGCTCACTCGGCATCTCTCGCGGGATCATCGTTCGATCCCGATCGATCGTCGGCGCGCTTGGCGCATCGCTGCAGACGATTTTCGGAGGCAACATCACGCTTTACACGTCGCTGTGTGAGCGAGCGCGACAGGACGCATACGAACGCATGATCGCGCAGGCGGCGGAACTGGGCGCGAACGGCATCGTCGGCATGCGGTATGACGCAACCGAGATAGCGAGAGGCATCACAGAGGTGTTGTGTTACGGGACGGCGGTCCACGCGACGTTACGGGTTTGA
- a CDS encoding carboxymuconolactone decarboxylase family protein, with product MTTINVPTRDEVSPANQAIFDKLKSSLGTVPNLYATLAHSEHALGNYLAFQNAKSSINGKAREIVNLVVSQVNGCEYCLAAHTMIGRMSGFTDEQILEIRSGKASFDARFDALARLVKNIAVNRGHADQALVEAFFAVGWTKANLVDTIVVIGDKTVTNYLHGTTRVPVDFPAAPQLAA from the coding sequence ATGACCACCATCAACGTCCCGACGCGCGACGAGGTTTCTCCGGCTAACCAGGCCATCTTCGACAAGCTCAAGAGCAGCCTCGGCACGGTGCCGAACCTGTATGCGACGCTCGCCCATTCGGAGCATGCGCTCGGCAACTACCTTGCGTTCCAGAACGCGAAGAGCAGCATCAACGGCAAGGCGCGCGAAATCGTGAACCTCGTCGTGAGCCAGGTCAACGGCTGTGAATACTGTCTGGCCGCGCACACCATGATCGGCAGGATGAGCGGCTTCACCGACGAACAGATCCTCGAAATCCGCAGCGGCAAGGCAAGTTTCGACGCGAGGTTCGACGCGCTCGCACGCCTGGTGAAGAACATCGCCGTCAACCGCGGGCACGCCGATCAGGCGCTCGTCGAGGCGTTCTTCGCCGTGGGCTGGACCAAGGCCAATCTGGTCGACACGATCGTCGTGATCGGCGACAAGACCGTCACCAACTATCTGCACGGAACGACGCGCGTACCGGTGGACTTCCCCGCTGCGCCGCAACTCGCTGCCTGA
- a CDS encoding SDR family NAD(P)-dependent oxidoreductase, with amino-acid sequence MNAPVVLITGALTGIGRATALAFAREGNRVVVSGRREEAGQALAAELRALGAEAEFLRADVRFEAEVRSVVEQTVERFGRLDVAVNNAGTEGQLAPIVEQTTTNYEDTFSANVLGTLLSLKHEMRVMLARGAGSIINLSSIAGQVGIAGASVYAASKHAVEGLTKSAALEGAAAGVRVNAVAPGPVATEMLDRFAGGSEEGKASFLATIPARRAATPDEIAQTIVFLASDKARYLTGQSIAVDGAYTAQ; translated from the coding sequence ATGAACGCACCCGTCGTCCTTATCACTGGCGCGCTGACCGGCATCGGCCGCGCTACCGCTCTTGCTTTCGCTCGCGAAGGAAACCGCGTGGTCGTCAGCGGCCGTCGCGAAGAGGCAGGCCAGGCGCTTGCCGCCGAACTGCGCGCGCTCGGCGCCGAAGCCGAGTTCCTGCGCGCCGATGTGCGTTTCGAAGCTGAAGTGCGCAGCGTCGTCGAGCAGACTGTCGAGCGTTTCGGGCGCCTCGACGTGGCGGTCAACAACGCCGGTACGGAAGGTCAACTGGCGCCGATCGTCGAGCAGACGACGACCAATTACGAAGACACGTTCTCGGCCAACGTGCTCGGCACGCTGCTGTCGCTCAAACACGAAATGCGCGTGATGCTGGCGCGGGGCGCGGGCTCGATCATCAACCTCTCGTCGATCGCGGGCCAGGTCGGCATCGCGGGCGCGTCGGTCTACGCGGCCAGCAAGCATGCGGTCGAAGGCCTCACGAAGAGCGCGGCGCTCGAAGGCGCTGCCGCAGGTGTGCGTGTCAACGCCGTGGCGCCGGGACCTGTCGCGACCGAAATGCTCGACCGCTTTGCCGGCGGCAGCGAAGAAGGCAAGGCCAGTTTCCTCGCGACGATCCCGGCGCGACGCGCCGCGACGCCAGACGAGATCGCCCAGACCATCGTGTTCCTTGCGAGCGACAAGGCACGCTACCTCACCGGACAGAGCATTGCAGTCGACGGCGCCTACACGGCGCAATAA
- a CDS encoding LysR family transcriptional regulator — translation MDKLQAMKTFVRVVEAGSFSAVAHEADTTQSAVSKQIAALERELGARLLTRTTRSLALTEDGEHYFEQARRLVAEIAEAEGALRRGEQQLTGWLRIAASVGFGRLKLMPWVQSFLATHRGVKIDLRLSDGFIDLVEQGIDVAVRLGDLPDSSLIARRVGTAQRMLMAHRSYVRSLPKGTKAPRVPDDLAEHNCIVYTELAMRNAWRFTAGPGAAEPVGTTRIVRVEGNLQTNSSEVMRASVLAGMGIGYSPTWLFDDELARGEVLRMLPDWETIPIPIHLVSPVERRHSAKVKAFADHVGKAMAQS, via the coding sequence ATGGACAAGCTGCAGGCAATGAAGACGTTCGTGCGCGTGGTGGAGGCCGGCAGTTTTTCGGCGGTCGCGCACGAGGCCGACACGACGCAAAGCGCGGTGAGCAAACAGATCGCGGCGCTCGAACGCGAACTGGGCGCACGGCTACTGACGCGAACCACGCGTTCGCTTGCCCTGACGGAGGACGGTGAACACTATTTCGAACAGGCGCGGCGCCTGGTCGCCGAGATCGCGGAGGCCGAAGGCGCGCTGCGGCGCGGCGAGCAACAACTGACAGGCTGGCTGCGGATTGCGGCTTCAGTCGGCTTCGGGCGCCTCAAGCTCATGCCATGGGTTCAGTCGTTTCTGGCAACGCATCGCGGCGTGAAGATCGACCTGCGCCTGAGCGACGGCTTTATCGACCTCGTGGAACAGGGCATCGACGTCGCGGTGCGGCTCGGCGATCTGCCGGACAGCAGCTTGATCGCGCGTCGGGTAGGAACGGCGCAACGGATGCTGATGGCGCATCGCAGCTACGTGCGCTCACTGCCCAAGGGAACGAAAGCGCCGCGAGTTCCCGACGACCTGGCCGAGCACAACTGCATCGTCTACACCGAACTGGCGATGCGCAACGCGTGGCGCTTCACGGCAGGACCCGGCGCGGCGGAGCCGGTGGGAACCACGCGCATCGTGCGGGTCGAGGGTAATCTGCAGACCAATAGCAGCGAGGTCATGCGGGCGTCGGTGCTCGCGGGCATGGGTATCGGCTATTCGCCGACGTGGCTGTTCGATGACGAATTGGCCCGTGGCGAAGTGCTGCGAATGTTGCCGGACTGGGAAACGATCCCCATCCCGATCCATCTGGTGAGCCCGGTGGAGCGCCGGCATTCGGCCAAGGTCAAAGCGTTCGCCGATCATGTCGGCAAGGCGATGGCTCAGAGCTGA
- a CDS encoding ABC transporter substrate-binding protein has protein sequence MNASLRLREWFTLAVGVLALHAPLSHAQTAAPSIPSIGKSTLVAAIVPNYPPFEYKDPATDKLMGFDVDLGEALAAKLGVKLEWQETSFDQMMSALTTKRVDVILSGMTDLPERRGAVNFLDYITTGPQFYTVKARAGEFATMDALCGKTVGTSRRTSFVNDTTKWSDEHCVKAGKPPIKVIGTDGSSDARMQLRQNRIDAAVQGGETLPYQNSIEQNAYAPIGQPFLSQYTALGMSKDNAALNTALTTAFNQLIADGTYQKILAKWGLQQHAVPKVLVNAGT, from the coding sequence ATGAACGCGTCCCTTCGTTTGCGTGAATGGTTCACCCTGGCAGTTGGCGTGCTTGCGCTGCATGCCCCGCTTTCTCATGCGCAAACCGCCGCGCCGTCCATCCCCAGCATTGGCAAGAGCACGCTCGTCGCGGCGATCGTGCCGAACTATCCGCCGTTCGAATACAAGGATCCGGCCACCGACAAGCTGATGGGTTTCGACGTCGATCTCGGCGAAGCGCTCGCCGCGAAGCTCGGCGTCAAGCTCGAATGGCAGGAGACCAGCTTCGACCAGATGATGAGCGCGCTGACCACGAAGCGCGTCGACGTGATCCTGTCGGGCATGACCGATCTGCCCGAGCGCCGCGGGGCGGTGAACTTCCTCGACTACATCACGACCGGCCCGCAGTTCTATACGGTAAAGGCGCGTGCGGGAGAGTTCGCGACGATGGATGCGCTGTGTGGAAAGACCGTCGGCACGAGCCGCCGCACATCGTTTGTCAACGACACCACGAAGTGGAGCGATGAGCATTGCGTGAAGGCAGGCAAGCCGCCCATCAAGGTGATCGGTACGGATGGTTCGTCGGATGCGCGCATGCAGTTGCGCCAGAACCGGATCGATGCGGCGGTGCAGGGCGGTGAAACCTTGCCGTACCAGAACTCGATTGAGCAGAACGCGTACGCGCCGATCGGCCAGCCGTTCCTGTCGCAGTACACCGCACTCGGCATGTCGAAGGACAACGCGGCGCTCAACACCGCGTTGACCACCGCGTTCAACCAGCTGATCGCCGACGGTACTTACCAGAAGATCCTGGCGAAGTGGGGTTTGCAGCAACACGCCGTGCCGAAGGTGCTCGTCAACGCCGGCACCTGA
- a CDS encoding amino acid ABC transporter ATP-binding protein, with protein sequence MNSIVRAVDVRKSYGEFKALQGITLDVAKGEVLCVIGPSGSGKSTFLRCINQLEKINHGALWVNGELAGYRRVGNRLHELSERQVARQRLATSMVFQKFNLFPHKTALENVIEGPVQVLKRRRAEAEEEARSLLKRVGLAHKCDAFPVELSGGQQQRVAIARALAMHPQLMLFDEPTSALDPELVGEVLAVMRDLAQSGMTMIVVTHELGFAREVANRVVFMDQGQVVETGTPDQVLGQPKHRRTQDFISAVLS encoded by the coding sequence ATGAATTCAATCGTTCGCGCGGTCGACGTGCGCAAGTCATATGGCGAGTTCAAGGCGCTGCAGGGCATCACGCTGGATGTGGCCAAAGGCGAGGTGCTGTGCGTAATCGGGCCGTCGGGCTCGGGCAAGAGCACGTTCCTGCGGTGCATCAACCAGCTGGAGAAGATCAACCACGGCGCGCTGTGGGTGAACGGCGAACTGGCGGGCTACCGGCGGGTGGGCAACCGCCTGCACGAGCTCTCGGAGCGGCAGGTGGCGCGCCAGCGTCTGGCGACGAGCATGGTGTTCCAGAAATTCAACCTGTTTCCGCACAAGACGGCGCTGGAGAACGTGATCGAAGGTCCGGTGCAGGTCCTCAAGCGGCGGCGCGCGGAGGCGGAAGAAGAGGCGCGTTCGTTGCTGAAGCGGGTCGGCCTCGCTCACAAGTGCGATGCGTTCCCGGTGGAGCTGTCGGGTGGACAGCAGCAACGGGTGGCGATTGCACGCGCGCTGGCGATGCATCCGCAACTGATGTTGTTCGACGAGCCGACCTCGGCGCTAGATCCCGAACTCGTGGGCGAGGTGCTGGCGGTGATGCGGGACCTGGCGCAAAGCGGCATGACGATGATCGTGGTGACGCATGAACTCGGCTTCGCACGCGAGGTGGCCAACCGGGTGGTCTTCATGGATCAGGGGCAGGTGGTGGAAACCGGCACGCCCGATCAGGTGCTCGGGCAGCCGAAGCATAGACGTACGCAGGATTTCATCTCGGCGGTGCTCTCCTGA
- a CDS encoding amino acid ABC transporter permease: protein MNEDVTDISHLEHVRRRYWGRYVASAAIIALIGYVVLAFAHGQIEWRYVARFLTARSILTGLANTIVMTVLAMALGVVLGVITAIMRLSPNPVLQAVAQGYVWLFRGTPVILQLLLWFNLALVFPSMGIPGLFEFRTVDVMTPFLAALLGLGINQGAYTSEVVRAGLLSVDTGQYEAAKSIGMPRLQALRRVILPQAMRVIVPPIGNELVGMVKLTSLASVIQYAEMLHNAENIYYANSRVIELLMVAAVWYLVVVTVLSFVQSRVERHYARGAGRASGRQ, encoded by the coding sequence ATGAATGAGGACGTCACCGATATTTCGCATCTGGAGCATGTGCGGCGTCGCTACTGGGGCCGTTATGTCGCCTCGGCGGCGATCATCGCGCTGATTGGGTACGTGGTGCTGGCGTTCGCGCACGGGCAGATCGAATGGCGTTACGTCGCGCGCTTCCTGACGGCGCGCTCGATCCTGACCGGCCTTGCCAACACGATCGTGATGACGGTGCTGGCAATGGCGCTGGGCGTGGTGCTCGGCGTGATCACCGCGATCATGCGGCTGTCGCCCAACCCGGTGTTGCAGGCGGTCGCGCAAGGCTATGTGTGGCTGTTTCGCGGTACGCCGGTGATCCTGCAACTGCTGCTGTGGTTCAACCTGGCGCTGGTGTTTCCGTCGATGGGCATCCCGGGGCTGTTCGAATTCCGCACGGTGGACGTGATGACGCCGTTCCTCGCCGCGCTGCTGGGGCTGGGGATCAACCAGGGGGCGTACACGTCGGAGGTGGTGCGCGCGGGGCTGCTCTCCGTGGACACGGGCCAGTATGAAGCGGCCAAGTCGATCGGCATGCCGCGTTTGCAGGCGCTGCGCCGGGTGATTTTGCCGCAGGCGATGCGGGTGATCGTGCCGCCGATCGGCAACGAGCTGGTGGGCATGGTGAAGCTCACGTCGCTCGCGAGCGTGATCCAGTATGCGGAGATGCTGCACAACGCCGAGAACATCTACTACGCGAACTCACGAGTGATCGAACTGCTGATGGTGGCCGCCGTCTGGTATCTGGTGGTGGTGACGGTGCTCTCGTTCGTGCAGTCGCGAGTGGAGCGGCATTACGCCCGCGGCGCGGGACGTGCATCGGGCCGGCAATGA
- the argH gene encoding argininosuccinate lyase, with product MNISEPIERLWGGRFKSGPSAALKALSRSDPSFFRLAPYDLAGSRAHAQELRRAQILTEEELQQLLGEMDRLQAQYLAGEIGPSQDDEDVHTFLERELTQRLGATGGKLRAGRSRNDQAANDLRLFLRDKARTLAHAVIDLQNALIEQADAHTRSVTAGFTHLQPAQPVVFAHHLLAHAQSIYRDVDRLVDWDRRSARSPLGAAALAGSAICVRPELSAVELGYDAPCENSIDAVASRDHVAEFVFIASMLSVNLSRLSEEVILWTTRQFGWVVLDDGYATGSSIMPQKKNSDIAELTRGKAGRLIGNLGGLLATLKSLPLAYNRDLAEDKIAAFDSIDTLELVLPAMAGMIRTMQVNVGEMRRQAPLGFTLATEVADWLALRGIPFSEAHEITGALVRACEEQGIELGEVSVATLAQVDARLEASVLEHVTLDAAVAARSGYGGTAPARVEEQIARLRAAIDRQTAWAADYRGPSW from the coding sequence ATGAATATTTCTGAACCGATCGAGCGTTTGTGGGGCGGGCGTTTCAAGTCGGGACCGTCGGCGGCGCTCAAGGCGCTGTCGCGTTCGGACCCGAGCTTCTTCCGGCTCGCGCCGTACGATCTGGCCGGTTCCCGCGCGCATGCGCAGGAGCTGCGCCGCGCGCAGATTCTCACCGAGGAAGAACTGCAGCAACTGCTGGGCGAAATGGACAGGCTGCAAGCACAGTACCTTGCCGGCGAGATCGGACCGTCGCAGGACGACGAGGACGTGCACACGTTCCTCGAACGCGAATTGACGCAGCGTTTGGGCGCCACCGGCGGCAAGCTGCGCGCGGGCCGCTCGCGCAACGACCAGGCGGCCAACGACTTGCGCCTGTTCCTGCGCGACAAGGCACGCACGCTGGCGCACGCGGTGATCGATTTGCAGAACGCACTGATCGAACAGGCCGATGCACACACCCGCAGCGTGACGGCCGGCTTTACCCATCTGCAGCCGGCGCAGCCGGTCGTGTTCGCGCATCACTTGCTGGCTCACGCGCAGTCGATTTACCGCGACGTCGATCGTCTGGTGGACTGGGACCGGCGCAGCGCGCGCTCGCCGCTGGGCGCGGCAGCGCTGGCGGGTTCGGCGATCTGCGTGCGCCCGGAACTGTCCGCTGTGGAGCTGGGCTATGACGCGCCGTGCGAGAACTCGATCGACGCGGTCGCCTCGCGCGATCACGTGGCGGAATTCGTGTTCATTGCGAGCATGCTGTCGGTGAACCTGTCGCGACTGTCGGAGGAAGTGATCCTGTGGACGACGCGCCAGTTCGGCTGGGTCGTGCTGGACGACGGCTACGCGACAGGCAGCTCGATCATGCCGCAGAAGAAGAACTCGGATATCGCCGAGCTCACGCGCGGCAAGGCAGGGCGGCTGATCGGCAATCTGGGCGGCTTGCTGGCGACGCTGAAGTCGCTGCCGCTCGCGTACAACCGCGATCTGGCGGAAGACAAGATCGCCGCGTTCGACAGCATCGACACGCTGGAGTTGGTATTGCCCGCAATGGCTGGCATGATCCGGACAATGCAGGTGAACGTGGGCGAGATGCGCCGCCAGGCGCCGCTGGGCTTCACGCTCGCCACGGAGGTCGCCGACTGGCTCGCGCTGCGCGGCATTCCGTTCAGCGAGGCGCACGAAATCACGGGCGCGCTGGTGAGGGCGTGCGAAGAGCAGGGCATCGAGCTGGGCGAGGTGTCGGTGGCGACGTTGGCGCAGGTCGATGCGCGGCTGGAGGCGTCGGTGCTGGAACACGTGACGCTCGACGCGGCGGTGGCCGCGCGCAGCGGCTACGGCGGCACGGCGCCGGCTCGCGTGGAAGAGCAGATCGCCCGGTTGCGCGCGGCGATCGACCGGCAGACCGCGTGGGCGGCCGACTACAGGGGGCCATCATGGTAA
- a CDS encoding LysR substrate-binding domain-containing protein: MRNRLPPLNPLRAFEAAARRASVAGAAQELHVTASAVSHQIRILEESLGVTLFVRSKARVKLTREGEALLQPVKNAFDMIANAVVKLDSPEMAGDLVVSTPLLFTSRWMARHIGKFLDQYPAINLKVIPSNDDREVYSPDVDVCVRYGEGRWRDRHVSLITHPALFPVVSPALMNGPNAIRKIEDLAGKALFCEHSGSWMRWLAHASADKLEGIRILEIGNAHIGIEAAVRGQGVALGDSFSVRDDLVDGTLIRPFNITVPSRHAYYLVSRQELSDTPLVSAFAMWLSENVE, encoded by the coding sequence ATGCGAAACCGTCTGCCACCGCTCAATCCACTCCGTGCGTTCGAGGCTGCCGCGCGGCGCGCGAGCGTGGCCGGCGCCGCGCAGGAACTGCATGTGACCGCCAGTGCGGTCAGCCATCAGATCCGCATTCTCGAAGAGTCGCTCGGCGTGACGCTGTTCGTCAGATCAAAGGCGCGCGTGAAACTCACGCGCGAAGGCGAGGCTTTGCTGCAGCCCGTCAAAAACGCCTTCGACATGATCGCCAACGCCGTGGTCAAGCTGGACTCACCGGAGATGGCCGGCGACCTCGTCGTGTCCACGCCGCTGCTGTTCACGTCGCGCTGGATGGCCCGGCACATCGGCAAGTTTCTCGACCAGTACCCGGCGATCAATCTGAAAGTGATCCCTTCCAACGACGACCGCGAGGTGTATTCGCCCGACGTCGATGTATGCGTGCGCTACGGAGAAGGCCGCTGGCGCGATCGTCACGTTTCGCTGATTACGCATCCCGCGCTGTTTCCGGTCGTCAGCCCCGCTTTGATGAACGGCCCCAACGCGATCCGCAAGATCGAGGATCTCGCGGGAAAGGCGCTGTTTTGCGAGCACTCCGGATCGTGGATGCGCTGGCTCGCGCACGCATCGGCCGACAAACTCGAGGGCATCAGGATTCTGGAAATCGGCAATGCGCATATCGGTATCGAAGCGGCGGTTCGCGGTCAAGGTGTGGCGCTCGGCGACAGTTTCTCGGTGCGGGACGACCTTGTGGACGGCACGCTGATCCGGCCGTTCAACATCACCGTGCCGTCGCGACACGCGTATTACCTGGTGTCCCGCCAGGAGTTGTCCGATACGCCGCTCGTGTCCGCATTCGCCATGTGGCTGAGCGAGAACGTGGAGTGA
- a CDS encoding ABC transporter substrate-binding protein, producing the protein MYKSNPLRAASRLMAVCLSTFLFGAAAHAQALPDSIARAKVIKVAVNSIYPPMEYKDPESGELVGFDIDLGNAIAKQLGVKLDWQESAFEQLLPSLATGRVDMVLSGLSDVPGRRDTADFLDYLYSGAQFYILTGAHGGEIRQSADLCGKPVGTSRSTSFPADTAAWSAKNCIGKTPITVVGTEDTSSARMQLKQGRIVAGVQGSETLPYAMKLEPNTYKPIGEPFAASPEGIAFAKSNPKLRDAVRAALDKLVANGTYSAIVAKWGLQSSAVQQVTMNGAKDH; encoded by the coding sequence ATGTACAAGTCGAACCCGCTGCGCGCCGCGTCCCGTTTGATGGCAGTCTGCCTGTCGACATTTCTCTTCGGCGCCGCCGCCCATGCGCAAGCGCTGCCCGATTCGATTGCCAGGGCGAAGGTCATCAAGGTCGCGGTCAACTCGATCTACCCGCCGATGGAATACAAGGACCCGGAGAGCGGTGAACTGGTCGGCTTCGATATCGACCTGGGCAATGCGATCGCGAAGCAACTCGGCGTCAAGCTGGACTGGCAGGAGTCGGCGTTCGAACAATTGCTGCCTTCGCTTGCGACCGGACGTGTGGACATGGTGCTGAGCGGATTGAGCGACGTACCGGGGCGCCGCGATACAGCGGACTTTCTCGATTACCTGTATTCGGGCGCGCAGTTTTACATTCTGACGGGCGCGCATGGCGGCGAGATCCGGCAGTCGGCGGATCTGTGCGGGAAGCCGGTCGGTACGAGCCGCAGCACCTCATTCCCGGCGGACACCGCGGCATGGAGTGCGAAGAACTGCATCGGCAAAACGCCGATCACGGTGGTGGGTACGGAAGACACCTCATCGGCGCGCATGCAGTTGAAGCAGGGGCGAATCGTGGCGGGCGTGCAGGGCAGCGAAACCCTGCCGTACGCAATGAAGCTCGAACCGAACACCTACAAACCCATTGGCGAACCGTTCGCGGCTTCGCCTGAAGGGATCGCTTTTGCGAAATCCAACCCGAAGCTGCGCGATGCGGTGCGGGCCGCGCTCGACAAGCTGGTCGCCAACGGCACGTACAGTGCGATCGTCGCGAAGTGGGGGCTGCAATCGAGCGCGGTTCAGCAGGTGACGATGAACGGTGCGAAGGACCATTGA
- a CDS encoding MmgE/PrpD family protein: protein MSARDLSLSEQLAAFVADIPDEALPAAVVHKAKRHVLDTLGASLAGAAASASRSARAVMSGEGPGVAQVWGTRQSLGPRSAAFVNGVAAHALELDDSGGCDHSGAVVLPAAFAALACSPRPVSGREFLAAVVLGYDVGRRVLEACGGYSPHNARGWHSTMTCGVFGAAAASARLLGLDAAQTGAAFGHAGSFSGGLWGFIHDASQTKRMHTGRAAEGGLLAALLARENVSGPTQVFADVWGGFFNAFAPDTQKPEALLHELGDTWKIMRCSIKPHASCRSTHAAVDATLDLLRDVNYDPDRLSNVHVRLSAFVEGMCGGRDLRNLASAQMSLPYAVAAVLVYGHAGIAAYLEAARTDPRMAAMMARITLEVDPAMSDLDEPIVTLTLADEAPRSRQVLTPLGDPRNPLSDADLLSKYHALAAMALDDTSASALADAVFDLDNLADARMLLAWLGGDADAKPALR from the coding sequence ATGAGCGCGCGTGATCTATCACTGTCGGAGCAACTCGCGGCATTCGTCGCCGACATACCCGACGAGGCGCTGCCGGCAGCCGTCGTCCATAAGGCCAAGCGGCATGTCCTCGACACGCTCGGCGCGTCGCTGGCCGGCGCCGCGGCCAGCGCATCGCGCAGCGCGCGGGCGGTCATGTCCGGCGAGGGCCCAGGCGTGGCGCAGGTATGGGGCACGCGGCAATCGCTCGGACCGCGCAGCGCGGCCTTCGTCAACGGCGTCGCCGCCCATGCATTGGAACTCGACGACTCGGGCGGCTGCGATCATTCCGGCGCCGTCGTGCTGCCCGCCGCCTTCGCGGCGCTTGCCTGCTCGCCGCGGCCGGTGTCGGGGCGCGAGTTTCTTGCGGCGGTGGTGCTCGGCTATGACGTCGGCCGGCGAGTGCTCGAAGCGTGCGGCGGATATTCGCCGCACAACGCACGCGGCTGGCATTCGACGATGACCTGCGGCGTGTTCGGCGCAGCGGCGGCAAGCGCGCGCCTGCTCGGACTCGACGCCGCGCAAACGGGCGCGGCGTTCGGCCATGCGGGCAGCTTCAGCGGCGGCTTATGGGGTTTCATCCACGACGCGTCGCAAACAAAACGCATGCACACCGGCCGAGCGGCGGAAGGCGGATTACTGGCGGCATTGCTGGCGCGGGAAAACGTCAGTGGCCCGACGCAGGTGTTCGCGGACGTATGGGGCGGCTTCTTCAACGCCTTTGCGCCCGACACGCAGAAGCCCGAAGCCTTGCTCCACGAACTGGGCGACACGTGGAAGATCATGCGCTGCTCGATCAAGCCGCACGCATCGTGCCGCAGCACGCATGCGGCAGTGGACGCCACGCTCGATCTGCTGCGCGACGTCAATTACGACCCGGACAGGCTGTCCAATGTGCACGTCAGATTGAGCGCCTTCGTCGAAGGCATGTGCGGTGGCCGCGATTTGCGCAATCTGGCTTCGGCGCAAATGAGTTTGCCGTATGCGGTCGCTGCAGTGCTGGTATATGGCCACGCGGGAATCGCTGCGTATCTCGAAGCTGCGCGAACCGATCCGCGCATGGCCGCGATGATGGCGCGCATCACGCTCGAAGTCGATCCGGCGATGTCCGATCTGGACGAGCCCATCGTCACGCTCACGCTCGCCGATGAGGCGCCGCGCTCGCGTCAGGTGCTCACCCCGCTCGGCGATCCGCGCAATCCGTTGTCGGATGCGGACTTGCTGTCGAAGTACCACGCGCTGGCCGCCATGGCGCTCGACGACACGTCGGCGAGCGCGCTTGCCGATGCCGTATTCGATCTGGACAATCTCGCCGACGCGCGGATGCTGCTGGCGTGGCTGGGTGGCGATGCCGACGCCAAACCCGCGTTGCGGTAA